One segment of Bacteroides caecimuris DNA contains the following:
- a CDS encoding GH92 family glycosyl hydrolase has product MKAHFSFKHLLFLGGAVLYSLQSSAVKNPVDYVSTLVGTQSKFELSTGNTYPATALPWGMNFWTPQTGKMGDGWAYTYNADKIRGFKQTHQPSPWMNDYGQFAIMPITGGLVFDQDRRASWFSHKAEVAKPYYYKVYLADHDVTTELVPTERAAMFRFTYPETKNSYVILDAFDKGSYIKVIPEENKIIGYSTKNSGGVPENFKNYFVVQFDKPFTFTSTVSENRILPNETEAKGNHTGAVIGFATKKGEIVHARVASSFISPEQAELNLKELGNKTFDQLVSSGRNIWNREMGKVEIEDDNIDNLRTFYSCLYRSMLFPRSFYEIDAKGQVMHYSPYNGKVLPGYMFTDTGFWDTFRCLFPFLNLMYPSMNRKMQEGLVNAYKESGFLPEWATPGHRDCMVGNNSASVVADAYIKGLRGYDIETLWEALKHGTNAHLRGTASGRLGYESYNQLGYVANNIGIGQNVARTLEYAYNDWTIYALGKKLGKPADEIEIYKKRAQNYKNVYHPERKLMVGKDDKGVFNPNFDAVDWSGEFCEGNSWHWSFCVFHDPQGLIDLMGGKKEFNTMMDSVFVIPGKLGMESRGMIHEMREMQVMNMGQYAHGNQPIQHMVYLYNYSGEPWKTQYRVREIMDKLYTAAPDGYCGDEDNGQTSAWYVFSALGFYTVCPGTDEYVVGSPLFKSAKLHLENGKTVTIKSDNNQPDYCYIKEMKVNGKPYSRNYLTHDQLTRGANIQFRMSPVPDKQRGTTEKDAPYSLSFE; this is encoded by the coding sequence ATGAAAGCACATTTTTCATTTAAACACTTGCTATTTCTTGGAGGTGCCGTGTTGTACAGCCTGCAATCTTCTGCCGTTAAGAATCCGGTAGACTATGTCAGCACACTGGTAGGTACCCAATCCAAGTTTGAACTATCTACCGGAAACACGTATCCAGCTACGGCATTGCCGTGGGGAATGAATTTCTGGACACCGCAGACCGGTAAAATGGGAGACGGCTGGGCATATACGTACAATGCCGACAAAATCCGGGGATTCAAGCAGACGCACCAACCCAGCCCGTGGATGAACGACTACGGCCAGTTTGCCATCATGCCCATTACCGGCGGACTGGTATTCGACCAGGACCGGCGCGCCAGTTGGTTCTCTCACAAGGCGGAAGTCGCCAAGCCTTATTATTACAAGGTGTATCTAGCCGACCATGACGTGACTACCGAACTCGTTCCCACCGAACGTGCAGCCATGTTTCGCTTTACGTATCCCGAAACGAAGAATTCCTATGTCATCCTGGATGCCTTCGACAAAGGTTCTTACATCAAAGTGATTCCCGAAGAGAACAAGATTATCGGCTATTCGACAAAGAACAGCGGCGGTGTGCCCGAAAACTTCAAGAACTACTTTGTAGTGCAGTTCGACAAGCCGTTTACGTTTACTTCCACCGTTTCGGAAAACAGGATTCTCCCTAATGAAACGGAAGCGAAGGGGAACCATACGGGAGCTGTCATCGGATTCGCCACGAAAAAAGGAGAAATCGTCCACGCCCGTGTCGCCTCTTCTTTTATCAGCCCCGAACAGGCGGAACTGAACCTGAAAGAGCTAGGCAACAAGACTTTCGACCAACTGGTGAGCAGCGGACGAAACATATGGAACCGTGAAATGGGCAAGGTAGAGATAGAAGACGACAACATCGACAACCTGCGCACGTTCTACTCCTGCCTGTACCGTTCGATGCTCTTCCCGCGCAGTTTCTACGAAATAGACGCGAAGGGACAAGTGATGCATTACAGCCCTTACAACGGCAAAGTACTTCCGGGGTATATGTTTACCGACACCGGATTCTGGGATACATTCCGCTGTCTGTTTCCTTTCCTCAACCTGATGTATCCGTCAATGAACCGGAAGATGCAGGAAGGACTGGTGAACGCTTACAAGGAAAGCGGCTTCCTGCCCGAATGGGCGACACCGGGACACCGCGACTGCATGGTAGGCAACAACTCGGCTTCCGTTGTAGCGGACGCCTATATCAAAGGTTTGCGCGGATATGACATCGAAACTCTTTGGGAAGCGTTGAAACACGGAACGAACGCGCATCTCCGCGGGACTGCTTCCGGCCGTCTCGGTTATGAGTCCTACAACCAACTGGGCTATGTAGCCAACAACATCGGAATCGGGCAGAACGTAGCCCGCACCCTCGAATACGCTTATAACGACTGGACTATCTATGCATTAGGCAAGAAACTGGGTAAACCGGCCGACGAAATCGAGATTTATAAAAAGCGCGCACAGAACTACAAGAATGTCTATCACCCGGAACGCAAACTGATGGTGGGCAAGGACGATAAAGGTGTATTCAACCCCAACTTCGACGCGGTAGACTGGAGCGGCGAATTTTGCGAAGGTAACAGTTGGCACTGGAGTTTCTGTGTATTCCACGACCCGCAAGGGCTTATCGACCTGATGGGCGGCAAGAAAGAATTCAATACCATGATGGATTCCGTATTCGTAATTCCGGGCAAGCTGGGAATGGAAAGCCGCGGCATGATTCACGAAATGCGCGAGATGCAGGTGATGAACATGGGACAATATGCACACGGCAACCAGCCGATTCAGCACATGGTTTATCTTTACAACTATTCCGGCGAGCCTTGGAAAACCCAGTACCGGGTACGCGAAATAATGGACAAGCTGTATACCGCCGCACCGGACGGTTATTGCGGTGACGAGGATAACGGTCAGACTTCTGCCTGGTATGTATTCTCCGCCTTAGGCTTCTACACTGTTTGTCCGGGAACCGACGAGTATGTCGTAGGCTCTCCTCTCTTCAAATCAGCCAAACTGCATCTGGAGAACGGGAAAACAGTCACTATCAAGTCGGATAACAACCAGCCCGACTACTGCTACATCAAAGAAATGAAAGTGAACGGAAAGCCGTACTCACGCAATTATCTTACACACGACCAGTTGACGCGAGGTGCGAATATCCAATTCCGGATGAGCCCTGTACCCGACAAACAACGGGGAACCACTGAAAAAGATGCTCCCTACTCTCTTTCATTTGAATAA
- a CDS encoding response regulator, translating into MKKHCILLLFYCINLLMNTAGAYNLKQVADKEYMSNSSITSLCQDDKGLMWIGTCDGLNIYDGQEIEEFKARDKEDYLSGNQIDNIIYTGNDTYWFQTYYSLIRLDRKTNSITRFNEFQKLFLMNRDKHGTLFIIKDSNCIYYFHEKEGVFKKINVTGIPISDVITFFFDNNNRMWVMMKGYNRCYDLQLDPVTKNITLVLQKSALEYHTPLIYCFYEEEAVYYVDKEYNLYTFYFETKKSEFIANLGAEIQALDKISSIVKYHDSFFVGLMMDGVLVLERRKDSGEYQIQTLPINSGAFSLIKDRFQDVVWIGTDGQGVYLYSNPLYSIKSVVLSNYTEKIERPVRALLLDKERTFWIGTKGNGILKIFDYEVDKNLSDCRSEILTTSNSGLGSNAVYCIGESNRNLLWIGDEEGLNFYSYRERRIKKLPLWIDNEEFKYIHDIYETEDSELWLASVGMGVVRARIGGTPDYPVLEDVQRYVVNGGEFDSNYFFTICKGDTLNLLFGNMGHGVFRFNNTTNGLEPLTTHKYENMNLNKVVPIMKDEADNYLIGTTYGVIKYASENSYQLFNAKDGFLNSTIHAILRHSPDNFWLSTNQGLINFDTKRNVFRSYGLGDGLKVVEFSDGASYRDPQTGTLFFGGINGFVAIQADGRPEQLYMPPIYFDKLSIFGEQYNLGEFITSKKENEVLDLKYDQNFFAVSFTSVDYLNGNNCTYSYKLKGLSDQWINNGKENSVSFTNMAPGEYTLLVKYYNSVFDKESDVYSLLIRIGDPWYASWWAYLIYSLCLLLIAAMLIRSFILRTKRKKQELLNEIEKRHQKNVFESKLRFFTNIAHEFCTPLTLIYGPCGRILSSKGLSKFVVDYVQMIQTNAERLNNLIHELIEFRRIETENREVRLESLDVSSIVKGIAKTFVEMAKSRNITFLSKIPEQVMWNSDKGFLNTIIINLISNAFKYTPDGQSIKIEVDTNGENLLLLRVANEGSTIKEKDFQYIFNRYAILDNFENQDEKNFSRNGLGLAISYNMAKLLNGTLKVENTSDGWVMFTLTLPVMELTTGVSETKRLTAEYIPQIDTQPILKLPQYEFDKMRPTLLVVDDEIEMLWFIGEIFSCDFNVVTLQDPERLEQVMNEVYPNVIICDVMMPGIGGIELTRRIKLMKETAHIPIIIVSGRHEMEQQMEALSAGAEMYITKPFSAEYLRITVCQVMERKEILKNYFSSPISSFEKSDGKLTHKESKKFLQSVLKIINDNVTNKDLTPRYIADRLAISPRSLYRKMEEIGEDSPTDLIRKCRLHVAKDLLLTTQKTIDEIVFDSGFSNKVTFFKVFREKYECTPKEFRMKHLKEIQQ; encoded by the coding sequence ATGAAAAAACATTGTATTTTACTTTTATTCTACTGTATTAATCTGCTGATGAATACAGCCGGTGCCTATAATCTGAAGCAAGTTGCCGACAAGGAATATATGTCTAATAGCTCTATTACTTCTTTGTGCCAGGACGATAAAGGACTGATGTGGATCGGTACTTGTGACGGACTTAATATCTACGACGGTCAGGAGATCGAAGAGTTTAAGGCTCGTGACAAGGAGGATTACTTATCTGGCAATCAAATTGATAATATTATCTATACAGGCAACGATACCTATTGGTTTCAGACCTATTATAGCCTGATTCGCTTGGACCGTAAAACGAACTCCATTACACGCTTTAATGAGTTTCAGAAATTGTTTCTGATGAATCGGGATAAACATGGGACTTTATTTATTATTAAAGACAGCAACTGTATCTATTATTTTCATGAAAAGGAAGGTGTTTTCAAAAAAATCAATGTGACTGGTATCCCGATTTCGGATGTCATTACTTTTTTCTTCGATAATAATAATCGTATGTGGGTAATGATGAAAGGGTATAATCGGTGTTACGATCTGCAACTGGATCCTGTGACGAAGAATATCACCTTAGTATTACAAAAAAGCGCTCTGGAATACCATACCCCATTGATTTATTGCTTTTATGAGGAAGAAGCTGTTTACTATGTAGATAAGGAATACAATCTCTATACATTCTATTTTGAAACTAAAAAGAGTGAATTTATAGCTAATCTGGGAGCAGAAATACAGGCGCTTGACAAGATCTCCTCAATAGTTAAATATCATGATAGTTTTTTTGTCGGCTTAATGATGGACGGTGTTCTGGTGTTGGAAAGGCGAAAAGATAGCGGTGAATACCAAATTCAGACCTTACCTATAAATAGCGGGGCATTCAGCCTGATAAAAGACCGTTTTCAGGATGTAGTCTGGATAGGTACAGACGGTCAGGGGGTGTATCTTTATTCGAATCCTCTTTATTCTATAAAATCAGTGGTACTGAGTAACTATACCGAAAAAATAGAACGTCCCGTGCGTGCTCTGCTGCTTGATAAGGAGCGTACTTTTTGGATCGGTACGAAAGGGAATGGTATACTTAAAATTTTTGATTATGAAGTGGATAAAAATCTATCAGACTGTCGATCGGAGATACTGACAACATCGAACAGCGGTTTAGGCAGCAATGCGGTCTACTGTATCGGAGAAAGTAACCGTAACTTGTTATGGATTGGTGATGAAGAAGGACTGAACTTTTATTCATATCGCGAACGCCGTATCAAGAAACTTCCTCTTTGGATTGATAATGAGGAATTCAAATACATACATGATATTTATGAAACGGAAGACTCGGAATTATGGCTGGCCAGTGTGGGGATGGGAGTAGTCAGAGCGCGCATCGGAGGTACACCGGATTATCCGGTTCTTGAAGATGTACAACGATATGTGGTCAATGGCGGAGAGTTCGACTCCAATTACTTCTTTACTATCTGCAAAGGGGACACTCTGAACTTATTGTTCGGCAATATGGGGCATGGAGTTTTCCGTTTCAATAATACAACCAACGGATTGGAACCGCTGACCACTCATAAATATGAGAATATGAACTTGAACAAAGTAGTGCCTATTATGAAAGATGAGGCAGACAATTATTTGATTGGTACTACTTATGGAGTCATCAAGTATGCCTCGGAAAATTCTTATCAATTGTTTAATGCAAAAGACGGTTTTTTGAACAGTACCATCCATGCCATCCTAAGACATTCACCTGATAACTTCTGGTTGAGTACGAATCAAGGATTGATTAATTTTGATACTAAAAGAAATGTATTCCGCTCTTATGGTTTGGGCGACGGGCTTAAAGTCGTCGAATTTAGTGACGGAGCTTCCTATAGAGATCCGCAAACGGGTACTTTATTTTTTGGAGGAATCAACGGCTTTGTAGCTATTCAGGCAGACGGACGTCCCGAACAACTTTATATGCCTCCCATCTACTTTGACAAACTCTCTATCTTTGGAGAACAATACAACCTTGGGGAATTTATCACTAGTAAAAAGGAGAATGAAGTATTGGATCTGAAATACGACCAAAATTTCTTTGCTGTTTCATTCACCTCTGTCGATTATCTGAACGGAAATAACTGCACCTATTCTTATAAACTGAAAGGACTGAGTGACCAGTGGATTAATAATGGTAAAGAAAATTCTGTCTCTTTCACGAACATGGCTCCTGGCGAATATACATTATTGGTAAAGTACTACAATAGTGTATTCGATAAAGAAAGTGATGTCTATTCTTTGTTGATACGGATCGGTGATCCGTGGTACGCCTCTTGGTGGGCATATCTCATTTATTCTTTATGCCTGCTTCTGATAGCCGCCATGTTGATACGTTCGTTCATTCTCCGCACCAAACGGAAAAAGCAGGAATTGCTGAATGAAATAGAAAAACGCCATCAAAAGAATGTATTCGAGTCGAAGCTTCGTTTCTTTACTAACATAGCTCACGAATTCTGTACCCCGTTGACTCTTATCTACGGTCCTTGCGGACGTATTCTTTCATCAAAGGGGCTCAGTAAATTCGTAGTCGATTACGTTCAGATGATTCAGACAAATGCTGAACGCCTCAACAATCTGATTCATGAGCTGATCGAATTCCGCCGTATCGAAACCGAAAACAGGGAAGTGCGGCTGGAATCATTGGATGTATCTTCCATTGTGAAAGGAATAGCTAAAACATTTGTCGAAATGGCTAAATCCAGGAACATCACATTTTTGAGTAAGATACCCGAACAAGTGATGTGGAACTCAGACAAGGGCTTTCTGAATACAATTATTATCAATCTGATATCCAATGCTTTTAAATATACTCCCGACGGGCAGAGCATTAAGATTGAAGTGGATACGAACGGAGAAAACCTACTGCTTCTTCGTGTTGCGAATGAAGGAAGTACCATCAAAGAAAAGGATTTCCAGTATATATTCAACCGATATGCTATTTTGGATAATTTTGAGAATCAGGACGAAAAGAACTTTTCACGGAATGGGTTAGGGCTGGCTATTTCTTATAATATGGCAAAGTTGTTGAATGGAACATTGAAAGTGGAAAATACTTCTGACGGATGGGTGATGTTTACATTGACTTTGCCGGTCATGGAACTGACTACCGGAGTGTCGGAAACTAAACGACTGACGGCAGAATATATCCCCCAAATAGATACTCAACCGATATTGAAACTTCCCCAGTATGAGTTTGACAAGATGCGCCCTACGCTTTTAGTGGTCGATGATGAAATCGAAATGTTATGGTTTATTGGGGAGATCTTTTCCTGCGACTTCAATGTAGTAACATTGCAAGATCCCGAACGCCTGGAGCAAGTGATGAATGAGGTTTATCCGAATGTGATTATTTGCGATGTCATGATGCCGGGCATCGGTGGCATTGAATTGACTCGACGGATTAAGTTGATGAAAGAGACGGCGCATATTCCTATTATCATAGTTTCCGGACGGCATGAAATGGAACAACAGATGGAGGCTCTTTCTGCCGGAGCAGAGATGTATATAACAAAGCCGTTCAGTGCGGAGTATCTTCGTATTACTGTATGTCAGGTGATGGAACGGAAAGAAATATTGAAGAACTATTTCAGTTCGCCAATCAGCTCTTTTGAAAAGTCGGATGGAAAGTTGACGCATAAAGAATCGAAGAAGTTCCTTCAGTCAGTTTTAAAAATTATCAATGATAATGTAACGAACAAAGATTTAACTCCGCGTTATATCGCTGATCGATTGGCAATCAGTCCTCGGAGTCTTTACCGGAAGATGGAAGAAATAGGAGAGGATAGTCCGACGGATCTGATAAGAAAATGTCGTTTGCATGTGGCTAAAGATTTGTTGCTGACGACCCAAAAAACGATTGATGAAATTGTGTTCGATTCGGGATTCTCAAATAAAGTTACTTTCTTCAAAGTGTTTCGTGAAAAGTATGAGTGTACGCCAAAAGAGTTCCGGATGAAACATTTGAAGGAAATTCAGCAATAA
- a CDS encoding IPT/TIG domain-containing protein encodes MKFNLSNIKFGLSLFIVISAFWGCDNKLAPMNQYQVTPPDLSKRSVFESFSPDSGGIGTQLIIRGKNFGSDPEYVTVTVNNKIAPIVRMDDEMIYAIVPARADTGYVRLYIGKGDNVEEYASDSKFRYQFKRNVTTMVGQQGMKGRDDGPYAASKLQRTWFLLTDKDGTVFFIDEGRGTDKNGALRRARNGEVETLVQCSTGPFQSPTALAFSPNQDTLYISNYCFTDETNTRTDFNILYVTREGGFVDVRGLSRGTKIGTTGIAVHPKTGEVFFSNKGDGYIWRYVGPGFEDYEKLFQVNNATSVETRMMFNPEGTILYVVVCNRHCIYKVPYDATTRTFGIPSLFVGAWDESGYMNGSGATVRLNQPRQPAFDEDGNMFVPEKSAHIIRKITPAGVASLYAGIPEQSGFGDGLPELAKFNSPECVTVYPDNSVYVADRENHVIRRVTVE; translated from the coding sequence ATGAAATTCAATTTATCAAACATCAAATTTGGATTATCCTTATTTATTGTGATATCTGCTTTTTGGGGGTGTGATAATAAGTTAGCTCCCATGAATCAATATCAAGTTACACCTCCCGATCTGAGCAAGCGTTCGGTTTTCGAAAGTTTCTCTCCTGATAGTGGAGGTATCGGTACACAGTTGATCATCCGTGGTAAGAATTTCGGTTCCGATCCGGAATATGTAACGGTGACGGTTAACAACAAAATAGCGCCTATTGTGCGTATGGACGATGAGATGATTTATGCTATCGTTCCCGCACGGGCAGATACCGGATATGTTCGTTTATATATAGGTAAGGGGGATAATGTGGAAGAGTATGCTTCAGATTCCAAATTCCGCTATCAGTTTAAGCGAAATGTGACCACGATGGTAGGGCAACAAGGTATGAAGGGACGTGATGACGGACCGTACGCTGCCAGCAAATTGCAACGCACGTGGTTTTTGTTGACAGATAAAGATGGCACGGTGTTTTTTATTGATGAAGGGCGTGGTACTGACAAAAATGGTGCGCTGCGTCGGGCACGTAACGGTGAAGTGGAAACTTTGGTACAATGTTCTACCGGACCTTTTCAATCGCCCACGGCATTGGCGTTCAGCCCCAATCAGGATACGTTATATATCTCCAACTATTGTTTTACGGATGAGACTAATACTCGAACAGACTTTAATATTCTTTACGTGACTCGCGAAGGGGGCTTTGTGGATGTGCGTGGGCTAAGCCGAGGTACGAAAATCGGTACTACAGGTATTGCTGTGCATCCCAAGACAGGAGAAGTTTTCTTCAGTAACAAGGGTGATGGCTATATCTGGCGTTATGTAGGACCGGGGTTTGAGGATTATGAAAAGCTTTTCCAAGTGAACAATGCAACGAGTGTCGAGACACGTATGATGTTCAATCCGGAAGGTACGATTTTGTATGTTGTAGTATGCAATCGTCATTGCATATATAAAGTACCCTATGATGCGACTACACGTACTTTCGGTATACCGTCATTGTTTGTTGGCGCATGGGATGAAAGTGGCTATATGAACGGTTCTGGTGCCACGGTACGTCTGAATCAGCCTCGCCAACCAGCGTTCGATGAAGATGGCAATATGTTTGTACCTGAAAAGAGTGCACATATCATTCGTAAGATTACACCTGCGGGAGTGGCTTCATTGTATGCTGGTATTCCGGAGCAGAGCGGTTTTGGAGATGGACTGCCGGAATTGGCGAAATTTAACAGTCCAGAATGTGTGACAGTATATCCGGATAACTCTGTGTACGTGGCAGACCGTGAAAATCACGTCATTCGTCGTGTGACAGTTGAGTAA